The following proteins are co-located in the Vigna angularis cultivar LongXiaoDou No.4 chromosome 2, ASM1680809v1, whole genome shotgun sequence genome:
- the LOC108326896 gene encoding probable polygalacturonase isoform X2, with protein MSTPSTHVEVLLVLALLSCSPGIVWSNTLCQQTNDEVRPHSVSITEFGAVGDGVTLNTKAFQNAIFYLNSFADKGGAKLFVPAGRWLTGSFDLISHLTLWLDKDAVILGSTNPEDWPVVDPLPSYGRGRELPGRRHKSLVYGRNLTDVIITGNNGTIDGQGSIWWSMFRNKTLDYTRPHLIELMNSTGVLISNLTLLNSPFWTVHPVYCSHVTVQKVAIFAPLDSPNTDGIDPDSSDNVCIEDCYISTGDDLIAIKSGWDEYGIAYGRPCTNIVIHRLVGKTQTSAGIAIGSEMSGGVSEVHVEDVQFYDSNTAIRIKTSPGRGGYVRNIYVSNVTLINVDIAIRFTGLYGEHPNDAYDPNALPVIEKITIKDVVGENIKTAGLIEGIEGDNFVNVCLSNIVLNVSSNYPWNCSYVKGYSDLVLPEACEPLKERIFPEHCSDCYYMSNQIQSSKGQNRAGQRNFR; from the exons ATGAGCACACCTTCAACA CACGTGGAAGTGCTTCTGGTACTTGCATTGCTCAGTTGCAGCCCGGGAATAGTATGGAGCAACACACTTTGCCAGCAGACAAACGACGAAGTTCGACCTCACAGCGTCAGCATCACCGAATTTGGTGCAGTTGGTGATGGAGTCACTCTCAACACAAAAGCATTTCaaaatgccatcttctaccTGAATTCCTTTGCTGACAAAGGTGGAGCCAAGCTTTTTGTTCCGGCTGGTAGGTGGCTAACCGGTAGTTTTGATCTCATCAGTCATCTGACTTTGTGGTTGGACAAGGATGCAGTAATTCTCGGATCAACG AACCCTGAAGATTGGCCAGTTGTTGATCCTCTACCGTCGTATGGAAGAGGAAGAGAGTTACCAGGCAGAAGGCATAAAAGCCTCGTTTATGGGCGCAATTTGACTGATGTGATCATAACAG GTAATAATGGAACTATCGATGGTCAAGGGAGTATCTGGTGGAGCATGTTTAGGAACAAAACTCTGGATTATACACGTCCCCATTTGATAGAATTGATGAACTCAACAGGGGTCCTCATTTCAAATTTAACCTTGTTGAATTCTCCATTTTGGACAGTCCATCCTGTGTATTGCAG CCATGTTACAGTTCAGAAAGTGGCGATCTTTGCTCCTCTTGATTCTCCAAATACCGATGGGATTGATCCGG ATTCTTCTGACAACGTTTGCATTGAGGACTGTTACATAAGCACTGGTGATGATCTGATTGCAATCAAGAGCGGGTGGGATGAGTATGGCATTGCATACGGTCGTCCGTGCACAAACATTGTCATCCACAGGCTTGTTGGTAAAACTCAAACGAGTGCAGGGATTGCAATAGGAAGTGAGATGTCTGGTGGTGTATCTGAAGTTCATGTAGAAGATGTTCAATTCTACGATTCAAATACTGCAATCAGAATAAAGACTTCTCCTGGAAGGGGTGGTTATGTCAGAAACATCTATGTCTCAAATGTGACCTTGATTAATGTAGATATTGCTATTAGGTTCACTGGTTTATATGGGGAACATCCAAATGATGCTTATGATCCAAATGCTCTGCCTGTAATAGAAAAGATTACAATCAAGGATGTGGTGGGAGAGAATATAAAAACTGCAGGTCTTATAGAGGGTATAGAAGGTGACAATTTTGTCAACGTTTGCCTATCAAACATTGTCCTTAATGTGAGCTCAAACTATCCATGGAACTGCTCCTATGTTAAAGGATATTCCGACTTGGTTCTGCCAGAAGCTTGTGAGCCTCTCAAAGAAAGGATTTTCCCTGAGCATTGTTCAGATTGTTACTATATGTCAAATCAAATTCAGAGTTCGAAAGGCCAAAATAGAG CAGGGCAAAGAAACTTCAGGTGA
- the LOC108329524 gene encoding proline--tRNA ligase, cytoplasmic: protein MAGTEAKKASAKQSGGKKKEVKKETGLGLTHRKAENFGEWYSEVVVNAEMIEYYDISGCYILRPWSMAIWEIMQEFFDPEIKKMKIKNCYFPLFVSPGVLQKEKDHVEGFAPEVAWVTKSGESELEIPIAIRPTSETVMYPYYSKWIRGHRDLPLKLNQWCNVVRWEFSNPTPFIRSREFLWQEGHTAFATKEEADAEVLDILELYRRIYEEYLAVPVIKGKKSELEKFAGGLYTTSVEAFIPNTGRGIQGATSHCLGQNFAKMFEINFENEKGEKAMVWQNSWAYSTRTIGVMVMVHGDDKGLVLPPKVASVQVIVIPVPYKDADTQGIFDACSATVNALSDAGIRAESDFRDNYSPGWKYSHWEMKGVPLRIEIGPKDLANKQVRAVRRDNGAKIDIASADLAVEIKKLLHNIQQNLFDIAKQKRDECIQIVHTWDEFVQALNQRKMILAPWCDEEEVEADVKARTKGEMGAAKTLCSPFDQPELPEGTKCFASGKPATKWTYWGRSY from the exons ATGGCGGGGACTGAAGCCAAAAAAGCTTCTGCTAAGCAATCCG gtgggaagaagaaggaggtgAAGAAGGAGACCGGCTTAGGTCTCACGCACCGAAAGGCGGAGAACTTCGGCGAGTGGTATTCTGAG GTTGTTGTTAATGCTGAAATGATTGAATACTATGATATATCTGGTTGCTATATTTTGAGGCCTTGGTCCATGGCAATATGGGAGATCATGCAA GAGTTTTTCGATCcggaaataaagaaaatgaaaatcaagAACTGCTACTTCCCTTTGTTTGTGTCTCCCGGAGTTTTGCAAAAGGAGAAGGATCACGTTGAGGGTTTTGCCCCTGAG GTTGCTTGGGTAACAAAATCCGGGGAATCTGAATTAGAAATTCCTATTGCTATTCGTCCAACTAGTGAAACTGTCATGTATCCCTACTACTCTAAGTGGATAAGGGGACATCGTGACTTACCTTTGAAACTTAATCAGTGGTGTAATGTTGTTAGATGGGAGTTCAGCAATCCCACACCATTCATCAG GAGTCGTGAATTTCTTTGGCAAGAAGGGCACACTGCTTTTGCAACAAAGGAGGAAGCAGATGCAGAG GTTCTTGACATTCTGGAATTATATAGGCGTATATATGAAGAGTATTTGGCAGTTCCTGTCATAAAGGGTAAGAAAAGTGAGCTCGAGAAGTTTGCTGGAGGGCTTTACACTACCAGTGTTGAG GCGTTTATTCCAAACACCGGTCGTGGTATACAAGGTGCAACTTCTCATTGTCTGGGCCAAAACTTTGCTAAAATGTTTGAGataaactttgaaaatgaaaagggaGAGAAAGCAATGGTGTGGCAGAACTCATGGGCCTATAGTACTAGAACT aTTGGGGTCATGGTGATGGTTCATGGTGATGACAAGGGATTGGTACTGCCTCCTAAAGTAGCATCAGTACAAGTCATTGTGATTCCTGTGCCTTACAAAGACGCTGATACTCAAGGAATCTTTGATGCCTGTTCTGCAACTGTGAATGCATTGTCTGACGCTGGTATTCGTGCTGAATCGGATTTTAGAGATAATTATTCTCCGGGATGGAAGTATTCTCACTGGGAAATGAAAGGTGTTCCTCTAAGAATTGAAATTGGGCCAAAAGATTTAGCGAATAAGCAG GTTCGTGCGGTTCGACGTGATAATGGAGCAAAGATAGACATTGCTAGTGCTGATTTGGCtgttgaaataaaaaagttgcTTCATAATATTCAGCAGAACCTGTTTGATATTGCAAAACAAAAACGAGATGAATGCATTCAGATTGTACACACTTGGGATGAATTTGTGCAAGCTTTGAACCAAAGAAAAATGATCTTAGCTCCATGGTGTGATGAGGAG GAGGTGGAGGCTGATGTCAAAGCGAGAACAAAGGGTGAGATGGGAGCAGCTAAGACTCTTTGCAGCCCCTTTGATCAGCCAGAACTCCCAGAAG GCACTAAGTGCTTTGCGTCTGGAAAGCCTGCAACAAAGTGGACATACTGGGGCAGAAGTTACTAG
- the LOC108326896 gene encoding probable polygalacturonase isoform X3, with protein sequence MSTPSTHVEVLLVLALLSCSPGIVWSNTLCQQTNDEVRPHSVSITEFGAVGDGVTLNTKAFQNAIFYLNSFADKGGAKLFVPAGRWLTGSFDLISHLTLWLDKDAVILGSTNPEDWPVVDPLPSYGRGRELPGRRHKSLVYGRNLTDVIITGNNGTIDGQGSIWWSMFRNKTLDYTRPHLIELMNSTGVLISNLTLLNSPFWTVHPVYCSHVTVQKVAIFAPLDSPNTDGIDPDSSDNVCIEDCYISTGDDLIAIKSGWDEYGIAYGRPCTNIVIHRLVGKTQTSAGIAIGSEMSGGVSEVHVEDVQFYDSNTAIRIKTSPGRGGYVRNIYVSNVTLINVDIAIRFTGLYGEHPNDAYDPNALPVIEKITIKDVVGENIKTAGLIEGIEGDNFVNVCLSNIVLNVSSNYPWNCSYVKGYSDLVLPEACEPLKERIFPEHCSDCYYMSNQIQSSKGQNRGQRNFR encoded by the exons ATGAGCACACCTTCAACA CACGTGGAAGTGCTTCTGGTACTTGCATTGCTCAGTTGCAGCCCGGGAATAGTATGGAGCAACACACTTTGCCAGCAGACAAACGACGAAGTTCGACCTCACAGCGTCAGCATCACCGAATTTGGTGCAGTTGGTGATGGAGTCACTCTCAACACAAAAGCATTTCaaaatgccatcttctaccTGAATTCCTTTGCTGACAAAGGTGGAGCCAAGCTTTTTGTTCCGGCTGGTAGGTGGCTAACCGGTAGTTTTGATCTCATCAGTCATCTGACTTTGTGGTTGGACAAGGATGCAGTAATTCTCGGATCAACG AACCCTGAAGATTGGCCAGTTGTTGATCCTCTACCGTCGTATGGAAGAGGAAGAGAGTTACCAGGCAGAAGGCATAAAAGCCTCGTTTATGGGCGCAATTTGACTGATGTGATCATAACAG GTAATAATGGAACTATCGATGGTCAAGGGAGTATCTGGTGGAGCATGTTTAGGAACAAAACTCTGGATTATACACGTCCCCATTTGATAGAATTGATGAACTCAACAGGGGTCCTCATTTCAAATTTAACCTTGTTGAATTCTCCATTTTGGACAGTCCATCCTGTGTATTGCAG CCATGTTACAGTTCAGAAAGTGGCGATCTTTGCTCCTCTTGATTCTCCAAATACCGATGGGATTGATCCGG ATTCTTCTGACAACGTTTGCATTGAGGACTGTTACATAAGCACTGGTGATGATCTGATTGCAATCAAGAGCGGGTGGGATGAGTATGGCATTGCATACGGTCGTCCGTGCACAAACATTGTCATCCACAGGCTTGTTGGTAAAACTCAAACGAGTGCAGGGATTGCAATAGGAAGTGAGATGTCTGGTGGTGTATCTGAAGTTCATGTAGAAGATGTTCAATTCTACGATTCAAATACTGCAATCAGAATAAAGACTTCTCCTGGAAGGGGTGGTTATGTCAGAAACATCTATGTCTCAAATGTGACCTTGATTAATGTAGATATTGCTATTAGGTTCACTGGTTTATATGGGGAACATCCAAATGATGCTTATGATCCAAATGCTCTGCCTGTAATAGAAAAGATTACAATCAAGGATGTGGTGGGAGAGAATATAAAAACTGCAGGTCTTATAGAGGGTATAGAAGGTGACAATTTTGTCAACGTTTGCCTATCAAACATTGTCCTTAATGTGAGCTCAAACTATCCATGGAACTGCTCCTATGTTAAAGGATATTCCGACTTGGTTCTGCCAGAAGCTTGTGAGCCTCTCAAAGAAAGGATTTTCCCTGAGCATTGTTCAGATTGTTACTATATGTCAAATCAAATTCAGAGTTCGAAAGGCCAAAATAGAG GGCAAAGAAACTTCAGGTGA
- the LOC108326896 gene encoding probable polygalacturonase isoform X1, whose product MSTPSTHVEVLLVLALLSCSPGIVWSNTLCQQTNDEVRPHSVSITEFGAVGDGVTLNTKAFQNAIFYLNSFADKGGAKLFVPAGRWLTGSFDLISHLTLWLDKDAVILGSTNPEDWPVVDPLPSYGRGRELPGRRHKSLVYGRNLTDVIITGNNGTIDGQGSIWWSMFRNKTLDYTRPHLIELMNSTGVLISNLTLLNSPFWTVHPVYCSHVTVQKVAIFAPLDSPNTDGIDPDSSDNVCIEDCYISTGDDLIAIKSGWDEYGIAYGRPCTNIVIHRLVGKTQTSAGIAIGSEMSGGVSEVHVEDVQFYDSNTAIRIKTSPGRGGYVRNIYVSNVTLINVDIAIRFTGLYGEHPNDAYDPNALPVIEKITIKDVVGENIKTAGLIEGIEGDNFVNVCLSNIVLNVSSNYPWNCSYVKGYSDLVLPEACEPLKERIFPEHCSDCYYMSNQIQSSKGQNRGAWFMSW is encoded by the exons ATGAGCACACCTTCAACA CACGTGGAAGTGCTTCTGGTACTTGCATTGCTCAGTTGCAGCCCGGGAATAGTATGGAGCAACACACTTTGCCAGCAGACAAACGACGAAGTTCGACCTCACAGCGTCAGCATCACCGAATTTGGTGCAGTTGGTGATGGAGTCACTCTCAACACAAAAGCATTTCaaaatgccatcttctaccTGAATTCCTTTGCTGACAAAGGTGGAGCCAAGCTTTTTGTTCCGGCTGGTAGGTGGCTAACCGGTAGTTTTGATCTCATCAGTCATCTGACTTTGTGGTTGGACAAGGATGCAGTAATTCTCGGATCAACG AACCCTGAAGATTGGCCAGTTGTTGATCCTCTACCGTCGTATGGAAGAGGAAGAGAGTTACCAGGCAGAAGGCATAAAAGCCTCGTTTATGGGCGCAATTTGACTGATGTGATCATAACAG GTAATAATGGAACTATCGATGGTCAAGGGAGTATCTGGTGGAGCATGTTTAGGAACAAAACTCTGGATTATACACGTCCCCATTTGATAGAATTGATGAACTCAACAGGGGTCCTCATTTCAAATTTAACCTTGTTGAATTCTCCATTTTGGACAGTCCATCCTGTGTATTGCAG CCATGTTACAGTTCAGAAAGTGGCGATCTTTGCTCCTCTTGATTCTCCAAATACCGATGGGATTGATCCGG ATTCTTCTGACAACGTTTGCATTGAGGACTGTTACATAAGCACTGGTGATGATCTGATTGCAATCAAGAGCGGGTGGGATGAGTATGGCATTGCATACGGTCGTCCGTGCACAAACATTGTCATCCACAGGCTTGTTGGTAAAACTCAAACGAGTGCAGGGATTGCAATAGGAAGTGAGATGTCTGGTGGTGTATCTGAAGTTCATGTAGAAGATGTTCAATTCTACGATTCAAATACTGCAATCAGAATAAAGACTTCTCCTGGAAGGGGTGGTTATGTCAGAAACATCTATGTCTCAAATGTGACCTTGATTAATGTAGATATTGCTATTAGGTTCACTGGTTTATATGGGGAACATCCAAATGATGCTTATGATCCAAATGCTCTGCCTGTAATAGAAAAGATTACAATCAAGGATGTGGTGGGAGAGAATATAAAAACTGCAGGTCTTATAGAGGGTATAGAAGGTGACAATTTTGTCAACGTTTGCCTATCAAACATTGTCCTTAATGTGAGCTCAAACTATCCATGGAACTGCTCCTATGTTAAAGGATATTCCGACTTGGTTCTGCCAGAAGCTTGTGAGCCTCTCAAAGAAAGGATTTTCCCTGAGCATTGTTCAGATTGTTACTATATGTCAAATCAAATTCAGAGTTCGAAAGGCCAAAATAGAGGTGCTTGGTTTATGTCTTGGTAA